In the genome of Streptomyces fagopyri, the window ATCGTGCCGTGTGCGGACAGCAGGTTGGACAGGGCCGGCCAGGGTGAGAAGTAGTCGAGGTGGAGCGGGTAGTAGACGGCGGTGCCGTCCTGCCAGCGCGAGCCCTGGATCTTGTACCAGCCCGCGGTCGCGTAGATCAGACACGCCTCGGCCATGATCACGAACAGGGCCGCGTTGTGCACCGCGTTGGCGATCACGTCGAGCAGGATCCGCGGCTGCGGGGTGCGCGCCCGGCGGCCGACGGCCCACCACAGGGCCTGCGCCGCCCAGAGGCCCCAAAAGACCGCCTGCCAGCCGCCGCCGAGGTGACCCGCGAAAGTCACCGCGGCCAGCAGCAGCCCGAGCCCCGCCCACAGGAAGGGGCCGACCCGGTCGGGGCCCGCGGCCCGGGAGGTCTCCCCCCGCGCGCGTGCCTCCCCCGCCAGCCGTGCACGCCGGGCGTCCAGCGACCACACCTGACCGCAGCGCGTGCCCACCAGGTAGATCGCCATCAGGTGGATGACGTTGTCCCCGCCGTCCCCCATGAAGATGCTGCGGTTCTGCAGCGAGAGCACGCCGACCATGAACAGCACGGACATCGTGCGGGTCCGCCAGCCCACGAGCAGCAGGACGCTGGAGAGCACGGCCACCGCGTAGACGGTCTCGAACCACACCTGGCTGTCGGACCACATCAGGGCCGTGAAGGCGTGGTTGTCCGCGACGAGCCGCCGGGCGAGGTCCCAGCTCCAGGGTCCGTCGGGCCCGTACATCTCCTGGCGGTGAGGGAACTCCCGCAACAGGAACAGCAGCCAGGTGCCGGCGAAGCCGACGCGGATCACGGCGGCCTGATATGGGCCCATCGCGGCGTCGGTGACCCGGGTGATGCCACGCGAGACGGGCACGGCGAATCGGTTCATCGGGCGCTCGCCTCCGTCGTCCGCGCGTCCGTCAGGTCCTCCTCGGGCACCGGCCACCAGGGCAGCTCGCGCACGACTGGCTTGTCGGACACCTGCTCGTCGCTCCACTCGGGGGGCCGCACGTTGGTGGTACGGGAGCGGACCTGGACCCGTTCGACGACGGCACCCCTGTCGCCCGCCCCCTCACGCTCGAGGCGCAGCAGCACGACGCGGCGCAGATAGTCTTCGGAGAGGCCGCCGCGCAGGCCCACCGGGCGGTTGTCGTTGTCGTGCGTGCCGACGTAGAAGTCCCAGGCCCGGCGCAGTTCGTTCTGCTGGGTGTGGCTCGGGAGCGGGTTGCCGTCTATGGCAGCGCCGTCGAGCGCGGACAGGTCGTACCAGCCGGTCTCGGTGGCACCGCCGTCCGTGGTACGGACCCGGGCACGGACCTGGACGTCGATGTTCTGCTGCAGCGGGTTGGGGGCGAAGAGCTTCCAGTTCTGCTCGAACTCGGGGTAGATCCACTCGTCGATCGCCTTGCCGTGCTGTTTGGTGACCGTGTTCGAGGGCGCGACGTGCAGGAACACCATGCCGAGATGCACACAGGCGACGACCGCGACGACGGCGAGGGCGAACGCCGCGGCGATCT includes:
- a CDS encoding HTTM domain-containing protein; the encoded protein is MNRFAVPVSRGITRVTDAAMGPYQAAVIRVGFAGTWLLFLLREFPHRQEMYGPDGPWSWDLARRLVADNHAFTALMWSDSQVWFETVYAVAVLSSVLLLVGWRTRTMSVLFMVGVLSLQNRSIFMGDGGDNVIHLMAIYLVGTRCGQVWSLDARRARLAGEARARGETSRAAGPDRVGPFLWAGLGLLLAAVTFAGHLGGGWQAVFWGLWAAQALWWAVGRRARTPQPRILLDVIANAVHNAALFVIMAEACLIYATAGWYKIQGSRWQDGTAVYYPLHLDYFSPWPALSNLLSAHGTIVMLVTYGTVVAQVAFPFTLFNRRVKNVLLAVMMTEHAVIAVVLGLPFFSLAMIAADSVFLPTSFLRGLGGLATRVRGRLLPGGAPKLPGQRARGPRTAEGSEGPHVGFTA
- a CDS encoding DUF5819 family protein → MVFLHVAPSNTVTKQHGKAIDEWIYPEFEQNWKLFAPNPLQQNIDVQVRARVRTTDGGATETGWYDLSALDGAAIDGNPLPSHTQQNELRRAWDFYVGTHDNDNRPVGLRGGLSEDYLRRVVLLRLEREGAGDRGAVVERVQVRSRTTNVRPPEWSDEQVSDKPVVRELPWWPVPEEDLTDARTTEASAR